The following DNA comes from Ascaphus truei isolate aAscTru1 chromosome 1, aAscTru1.hap1, whole genome shotgun sequence.
aaGTTTCATAAACTCCTCTGACAGGTAACATGCATCAAATGTTACACTACACAGGTTCTTTGGTTTTCCCTGCATGTAAACACTCTTTTCAGGGGTGTAACACTGTATATAGCTCCCCATACATTTAGCTCCCCCTATATCAGCAAGCAAACGGTCACATTGGCTTTTCGTGCACGAGCTTCATGGTTGGGAAGCCCAATTCCAGAAACCGTGTACAGTGCATGTGAGACGTGCAGTACCTCTTGCTGCCAGGGGATGGAGACACTTCCTGTTACAAATTTAGAATAGAAATCGTCGTCTGTGGTGTCCAGGTTCACTCCTTTCACGGTGGAAAACTGCTCAATGTCCAACACATCCTTGCAGTACACAGCACGTGGCTGGGGAAAGGGGAATTATTGTTGTAGTCGGTTACGGCAAAGTTGTCAGCCACACATCTGATTTTCAAGGACAGTTTAACCCAGGGCTGAATTTTGGAATTAGGGtggtaaatgtaaatgtacaaaGTGGTTGGATATGCTCCATATGACAAAAAGGCAGCGTTAAAACAGATTGGggtttttaaaattaaatacccccccccatctcattaaaaaaaaatagccgtAGCCGAAGATGGCCTTTTAGGCTTGAGCCACGTGTCTCCATACTGATCTCGAATTGTATTAATATGTAATCCTACCAATTCCATAGTGTACAGATGTAaagagtatccgaacacttgaaCCTTTGAAAATTTGGGGCAATCTCCcggtaatgctgcaacatttctctgacatttctgcagccagactaatggcccatctgattaacacagcagggatccctggtcagtttgaatggggctgccagggaccccccgctgtgttaatccgatgggccattagtctgtctgcagaaatgtcacagaaacgttgcagcattactgggagattgccacagattttcccaggcaagtgttcaaATACTCTTGGCTGCATCAGTATGTCTCGCAACACAGAATTCTGGCACAGACGTTCCCATCAGTGTCTTGCCACGGCACCAGGGCACTATTGTACAAACATTCCATGCAAAACTATTCTGCACGTGGCCAGAAGGCGACTATTTCaaatagaattaaaaaaacaCTTGTGCTATCCCCCTTGGGAATTAATAGCACtgatatgtttatatgtttagtgcaggggtggccagctaAAGTCCTCaacagctaccaacaggtcaggttttcaggatatccctgcttcagcacaggtggctcagtcgatgacggcaccacctgtgctgaagcagggatgtcctgagaacctgacctgttggtagctctggtGAGTGGAGTTGGCTCTCCCTGGTTTAGTGGGTTAGATTTGTTATCTCGATTCGATATCAGACACGTACAAGCGCTGTGTAAATGCTGTGAGATTTGAACAATATTCATTTGCCTTCATTTCCAGTTGGGAACGGAATGCGACTGTCTCTCTTGTTTACTTCACGCCAATGATAACCTAACCCTCGATGCGCACCAATGTTTCTTAGAGAACAAACACGGAAATGACACAGGAACAGAGAGGATCAGAGGCGATCAGAGGCCGAGATCCGGGCTGTAAATCCCACATGGAAATTCAGGTTTCAGGGTATACAAAATCTCCGGGGTCTCAAATGATAAATAATGACAAGTATTTTATATTTCGCTAATGGTGGTCATTATCTAGGTAAGTGTTTAAAGGTATCACTGTCACTTTAGAACTGCACCTCTGAAGCGAACGTTTGCTTGTGCAGAAGCGAGCGACTCCTTTCCATGGCCACTGACTTGTGGCACGTGTTACCCGACTGCTGACCAGTGTTATACTCCAAATacactggccaactccagtcctaaagggtcaccaacaggtcagggattAAGGATATTTAATTCTGGCCAGAGCTAAAATGAGTACCTTGTCCGCCCTTTAGAAAGCTCTTACAGCTGCTCTGAGTAGATACTGCGTGTGTACaatatgtgtgtttgtgggggtgtaatattcatgcatgtgctgtatgtgaatgcttatacagtatatacctattagtgtgtatagtacagtatatgtatgtgtttgtgggggtgtaatattcatgcatgtgttgtatgttaatgcttatacagtatatacctattagtgtgtatagtacagtatatgtatgtgtttgtgagggtgtaatattcatgcatgtgctgtatgtgaatgcttatacagtatatacctattagtgtgtatagtacagtacatgtgtgtgtgggggtgtaatattcatgcatgtgctgtatgtgaatgcttatacagtatatatacctattagtgtgtatagtacagtatatgtatgcatgtgggggtgtaatattcatgcatgtgctgtatgtgaatgcttatacagtatatatacctattagtgtgtatagtacagtatatgtatgtgtttgtgggggtgtaatattcatgcatgtgttgtatgttaatgcttatacagtatattcctattagcgtgtgtacagtatatgtatttgtttgtgggggtgtaatattcatgcatgtgttgtatgttaatgcttatacagtatatacctattagtgtgtatagtacagtatatgtatgtgtttgtgggggtgtaatattcatgcatgtgttgtatgtGAATGCTTATagagtatatacctattagtgtgtgtacagtatatgtatgcatgtgggggtgtaatattcatgcatgtgttgtatgttaatgcttatacagtatatatacctattagtgtgtgtacaatatgtgtgtttgtgggggtgtaatattcatgcatgtgctgtatgtgaatgcttatacagtatatacctattagtgtgtatagtacagtatatgtatgtgtgtgtgggggtgtaatattcatgcatgtgctgtatgttaatgcttattcagtatatacctattagtgtgtatagtacagtatatgtatgtgtgtgtgggggtgtaatattcatgcatgtgttgtatgttaatgcttatacctatttgtgtgtatagtacagtatatgtatgtgtgtgggggtgtaatattcatgcatgtgctgtatgttaatgcttatacagtatatacctattagtgtgtatagtacagtatatgtatgtgtgtgtgggggtgtaatattcatgcatgtgttgtatgttaatgcttatacagtatatacctattagtgtgtatagtacagtatatgtatgtgtttgtgggggtgtaatattcatgcatgtgctgtatgtgaatgcttatacagtatatacctattagtgtgtatagtacagtatatgtatgtgtgtgggggtgtaatattcatgcatgtgctgtatgtgaatgcttatacagtatacagtatacagtatatacctagtagtgtgtatagtacagtatatgtatgtgtgtgggggtgtaatattcatgcatgtgctgtatgtgaatgcttatacagtatatacctattagtgtgtatagtacagtacatgtgtgtgtgggggtgtaatattcatgcatgtgttgcagcTCTCGGAATATTTTAGAGAGAGACATTTGTTATAGAATGGCTCTCCTTCCTTGAGAGGTTGCAGACCCTGCTCAACCCGATCAACACCAAGCAAGTCAAACGGTTCTGGATAACGAAACTAACGCCCTTTGTGTTGTTCTTACAAACCAACGAGTAGATTAATTTCCGAATTCATATGCACCATCTTAAATTTCAAGAAATGTTGACTGAACCCGATAATAAAGTAGGAAAAATGTTCTGCTAATCAAAGAAACGTAACCCATGAAAATGTAGAAGTATCCAATCAATGTTATGATCTTCAGAACACTAATCTGCAGCTGCAATCACTTATTTTTCATGCAATTTTAATTttaggtggggagtgggggggggggggggtattcaaCATAAGGTGAGCGGGGAGTAGATACAGAATAGTGTGTTATAATCAAAATATGTCCCAAATTATATTCGACATAAGGAAGGAGAGACAGCAAAGACATCCTGTTTGTAACAACACCACAAAGTATCCACCACTTTAAAAAGTGcatttcccttccccctccatgtcacatttttgtTTAGAGAGAGATTTCATCATGATACTGGACTATAGGGCGTCGGTTTTTacatctagtttttttttttgttaaactgTATTTTATTCCTAAAAGTGATCATGAAACAAAAATGGCCACCCCCTGAACGAGGCTATTAGTTGTACATTTTACAGTTTAAAAACTACACAATCTGCTACTGTATAATATATTGCTTTCCTGTTACTCCAACCGAAAGAATGGCCATCATCAAGTCTATCAGTATTCTTATACATTCGCGTATGTGATCCCTCACAGGAAAGGTGCTTACATCGGGAGCGAATGGCGGGTCCAGCATGTTTGCCTCTAGGCGCTTGAAATTAATGTTCTTGAATATGGGATTTTGCTTTACACCGGTTGCTCCCTCTCCTTTGCAGCCCAGTCTCTGCTTGGGATCTTTAGCGAGTAGCTGCAGGGGGAGAGCAAAGACACATCTTGTTATGTGGTGGATAGATTATTtaatacaggggagcgcaaacttttgctgcccCTGTCTTGCTTGCTCCGGTTctcgccgcaccccccccccccaacttgcATCCGCGTTAAATGccgctgcagggtcatgtcacgtgacccgcggcgtcatttgacgccacgtcatATGGCCCTGCGGCGTGGTGACGcttcacacagccggctgaagaaaggtaagtggagtgttaaagaggcctcacgtgatcccccgcaTTTatgtaaatgccttggggaagagcgcggggcctctgcaaccgcccgcgccaaaaATGTCCCTTACTTAAACAGGGCCACATATAATGGAGGGTCAGGAAGACCTAAAGAGGATGCAAGTGACACCCATGACAGGGATTCCTCGAGAAAGGCCCCCATAGTGTCACACAGGGGACTTGCCTACAGACAAGCCAAAATTGCACACTAGCAAGCCAATGTAGGGACTAGGAGAGATCTGCACAGGATGACAGGATTTGGGGTCCTCGATAGAAGGTGCACCCCTGCATAGATTCCTGGTAGGCTGCAAGCAAAACCTCATGTCCACATACAAAGGATTGCCGTTTATCCACCCAAAGTGTATGAAAAGGTGACTTGTCATGAGCCTCCCTAGAGTGCTGCTTCAGCACCCAGGACAGTAGTATGTATGTCTGGAAAATAGTAAACAAAGAGAACCAGTTTGtctgaataaagttcctggcgcccttcgtTTCGCCTGCGCTTACTGTACATCACCCGCCTGCAcggatgccagcaccctgagagaaGGTCAACCAAGATACTGAGCACTTACACCAAATTAACACTACCTCGATGGCAACACTCCTTTGGGCCAGGCAAGGTGGGGTTACATTAGCATGAATTCATTTGCACCCCCCAATTGCCAAAGACAACTACTAAGAGCAGTGACCTttacagtctgcgtgtgcgcgggGGATCCGCACAGACCTGAAGGTCGGGCCCTCACTGTGCTGCAGCTGTTACAGCAGGAAGAGGTTACCTCTAGTCTGCAGCACCACGAGAACTCAGCCGTGAAAAACACGCTGCGCAGACCGAGGGCGCTGCAGAGATACAAAGAGGTTTGCGATGCCACTGAGAAAAACGGCTCCTCTGTTATTTTAGGAGGATTTAGGTAGCTTTATTTAAAGATAATTGTGGGTAGGCTTCTTTAAAAGTGCAAAAACAACACCCGagttattttatttacattttttgacATTCAGTGACCATCTTTTCACAATGGGATAGAGCGACGTGGCTACCAGTGACCTCATAGTTGTCACTTGTAACATCAGATTATTCTCAGTAGTGCAATGTGTCCCAAGGTGGACAAAGCTGGACGTCAATAATGATCTATTATGAAATCATCAGAATGCAGATACACTTATTGTGTGAATATTATGTATTTGTTATAAAGtacaattccaaagtgcgggggaacagcctcaggcgaggagaatcctgcttgtgcagccaacacaacaaaCACATTTCTTcatagtgcaggtctcctctaagacagatacaaagtagagctctactcacacgttcataatgaagttctccatttaatgtgacagccaagaacagtggacaaccaacgtttcaggtcccatatggacctttcatcaggtcacGATGAATGCTCCATATGGGACCTTGAACGTTGTTATTcccctgttcttggctgtcacattaaatggagaacttcattaggaacttgtgagtagagctctactttgtatctctgtcttagaggagacctgcactatgAAGAAATGATTTGTATTTGCTATAAAAGAATCAATGGTTCCTTAATATAAAGTATATCCAAATGAACTCCTTGTTTCTGATAATCGAGCCCCACTgaaaatatgaagaaaaaaaagagtggGTGCCGAGCCGGTGTACTGTAAATGACACTTTCCCCCAATCACAATGAActataaggccgcgtccatagtggaTCGGACGGCACAAGCGACGTCGCTCTTGTCAAATCCAAACCAATGGAGGCCAATGCGCATGTCCATAGCATGTGAGTGCTGAAGCGCATTGAGACAAACTGGTTTGTCTTTGCTGCACGACGGCTGTGTCATgtgcacggttcagccaatgagggcgaagcaacACCCCCATTGCTAAACCCTGCAGGacacagacctcggcaagtacaggtgcgcgtgacgtcacgcgctcgGTCGCGCCtgtactatgtccgaggccttaagGTGTTGAGCGATGTCAACATCGCAGGCCCTCATCCGGAACCAATCAATGAACATGAGCATCCAATaggacaatctcctccagaacatgGCACTTGGGATGTGCTAGACACATCAGTATTTGCTTTTAATTTCCAAACCTCTGTTTTGACCCACCATCCTGCAGATTGCCTTGGCGCCCTCCGAGAACTTCTCAGAATATTCCTCCTCGTCCTCCTTCACCCTCCGATCCACCTCGTCTCGCTTCACCTTCTCCTTCCGCTTCCTGAACGGCGACTGACCCTGTATCATCTCGTATATCAGGCAGCCGAGACCCCACCAGTCAGGACTGAATGTGTAGCTTTCATTGTTGATGACTTCAGGTGCTAGGGGAAAGGACAGGCtttgtttaacccttttgctCCCAACGTACTGCCCCATAAGTAGTCTAGCAGGTGCATTGAACTGATTctacatactaaaaaaaaaaaacaattttattagagCACAAAATGCTATATTCCTTAGACACGTGCTGTATATCTATTTagctagaggtgtgtgtgtgtcctccacAATTTCTGCATATTTCTGATGTGAATTTTTGTGGTTGTGGAAAAAAACCGTCCACCGCTGTGAATTTTATATGCATGTCTCCTTATCTGACAAGGCAGACTTGGAATGTTTCGTTGTGTTACGGTTACTTTAATCCCCACTGTGCACTGCAAGCTGCCTGACACCAAGGAGCAGTACGGAGGAGCAGGAACTTAAGGACTGGGATTGGTATACAGATACTTGGCATCATTACACAGTgccgcacattcattttcagaggttGTCTGAAGCTATCCCTTGCCTGGACATAAAATAGTGCGTTTTAATTAGCAGTGTTTTTGTAAGGAAAAATGTGCAAGAActataagaaaaaatatatatattagaagatttaaactaaaaaaataaatcattcaGCTTATAGTAAGGAAAAGTGATTGAACACGAATGTATCCCTTCCCATTTAGTATTTCAGCTCCATTGCCAATAGTTTCTCATTGATCCCTATAAAATCTGCAGGAACTCAGCTCCAGTTCTCCCAACAAGAGAACTCAGTAAGTATACCTGTACCGACCGTGACGTGGGGGGTTTGGTCAGATgcgtacatacaatacatacccATATAACCCACTGTCCCTACACGTCCATGGATGGATTCTCCTTCGGGTATTCGCACAGCTAATCCAAGATCGGAAATCCTGATGTGTCCTGTCCAGCAAAACAACACTGCATGATCTCTAGGAGTCAATGCTAACACACAGCTCTAAACAACTTCTGCACAAGGGCCCACACCCCAACACAGCAATCCCCATAAAAAATGCAAGTtcataacatttttattaaaaagtCCTATAAATGAAGAAGTTCTTGGTTCTCatttttcttttggtttggcTTCTGATGGCAATCCCCAGCGGCGCTGTATCACTTTGTTTCACTGAGATTTTGTTAAACGCTGTATATATTATCTGCACTCGGGAGTCCCCAATTGATCGA
Coding sequences within:
- the GRK4 gene encoding G protein-coupled receptor kinase 4 isoform X12, which gives rise to MYACKKLEKKRIKKRKGESMALNEKQILEKVNSLFVVSLAYTYETKDALCLVLTIMNGGDLKFHIYSMGNPGFDEQRAVLYAAELCCGLGDLQQERIVYRDLKPENILLDDRGHIRISDLGLAVRIPEGESIHGRVGTVGYMAPEVINNESYTFSPDWWGLGCLIYEMIQGQSPFRKRKEKVKRDEVDRRVKEDEEEYSEKFSEGAKAICRMLLAKDPKQRLGCKGEGATGVKQNPIFKNINFKRLEANMLDPPFAPDPRAVYCKDVLDIEQFSTVKGVNLDTTDDDFYSKFVTGSVSIPWQQEMIETECFKDINIYETDGCLSPDLDVSKQTLRPKRSFFHRLFRRGVCFKSAYSDDDEEASRP